The genomic DNA GTTGCCAAAGGCAGATCCCGAGGCTCCGGCggaaggggcgggaggggggccCCCCATACCCATGTTGGGAATAGCCGACTGATTACGGCGATGTGAGAGTGGCTGTGTGGGAGGGGCCAAGGACACATTTTGCTGTTGAAGCTGGTTCGGGAATTGGAAGCCGGTCTGCGGCGAAAGGTTGGGCATGGCCTGCTGGAGAGGGTTGAAGCCGCCTTGGCCCAGAGCCTGAGCGTTCTGCAACATGCCCATGTGCTGATAAGTAGCttggagctgctgctgctgctgttgcagcAGCTCGATTTGCTGCGCAATGGCCAGTTGTTCCACTGCAAAGAAAAACACATGTTAGCTTGGCTGTTTGTGGCTTgaggtgatggttggtgaaggtgatggttggtgagggtAATGGTTGATGGATGGCAGAAAAGGGGCGAATTCAGGGGTAGCACTTACTGCCGGGATTCGCATACATGCTCATCAACGGGGTCAACTCCGAAGGGCTACGGCGATGGGCGATATGCAGACGGCGGCCGGTAGGGCCAGGCACACCTCCAGGCTGAGCCTGGGGTTGCTGTgattgttgctgctgctgctgctgttgatcCATTGCGACTACTCAGGGGCTGAGGTGCGTGTGGATGGTGGGCAGACAGTGGACAGACGGACAAGGTATGGATGCACGTCGAGTGCGGTGCAAGTGTATGTTGTTGCGATATAAGCAAACGGACAGCGGGAGGCGGATGCAGACAGGAGTAGTCGATAATGGTCGGATGTCGTCGGGTCGTTTTGGTTTGTTGCGTTGCTGCGTtgcgttgttgttgctgttgctgagctgTGCGCTGttctttttgggggtttggtttgTGAATGTGGAGATGTCGCCCACGGACGCTGCGGTTGGCAGAGGCAGAAACAGTTTTTTGAATTTCGAGTCCAAATGGGTTAATGAAAGATTGAAAAATGCGTCGAgctttgggggagggagtgtgggagtgggagaggtaGAGAGGGCTTGGTGTGTGAGAGCTGCGATAGCTGTTCGAGCGAAGCCTGAAGAGGGGACgggggaagagagagaggtagAGGGGAGGTCGGGGCAAGGAGGGTGCGATTGGGAAGACGGGAACccggaggttgttgatgacgatgaagcGAGACAAGAGACAGACAACCTGCTGGAAGAGACAgcggaaaggaaaaggaaggatACTCCAGGGCGATGGCACAGTGCTTTTGGGTGGCTtcgaagggggagggtgtgcTGTGGCAGCTACCGAAAGGGTAAGGAAAGTGGGGTTGCCCAGTGCCACGGCCAGCAAATCCGAATTGAAGGCGTGACGCACCAGCGGCGTCTCCAAGCTACCGTCCCACTATTCAACCCCTGCTCAAGCAAAGACGGATGCAGCCACAGGCCAATGGGCTCCATTCTCCTGCAGCCGATGGGGAACTTCACTTCTCTTTCTACCACCTCACCACTCTGACCGACACTTTCTTCCTAATGATCTGAACAACCTGGAAGAATATAAATTGTCTTGTGGCTGTGGTGAAGCCCTCTCTGTTTCAACCCTCTCCGAGCTTGAAGATATCAGGTTACAGGTAGGTGAGCAAAGAGGGGAACCTGGCTTTTTCTTCTAATCTGGGCATTGCGGGGGGCGAGACGCACGCACGGCTGTTTTGTGGGACTGGCTTTTCGTCtacaacctcctcccaactGACAGCTCGGGGACAATCATTGACTGGCAAGACCTGTTCTGATGAACCAGGCTGAGGCGGCACGGTGTTTGGTTGGAGCTGTCAGAACTGTCGAGCTAGCCCTTGATGATGCGTCCAGTCCAGCGCTCTGACTGTCAACTTGTTGCGGCACGAAACCAACATTTTCGGCAGTGTTGGAAGAGATGGACAGGAATAGCTAAAACATTGCATCCGGATAGTCATTTGCCCTACTACTGCTAAATAAAGAGATACATACGATGGCTTTGATCACATCTTTTTGCTGATACCAGACTACAGGGTGGATTGCAATTTGTCTTGATGGAGCCTCTGAGTTCTAGCTCTGTGAAACTGTTTTGATAAGCTCCGATATGTGGCTCCAACTGTTTGTTCCATTGGGGTCCCGGCCCAGCTCTTGGAGACGCTGCACAGCTGGAAGCTCCAAACCTTGGGCGACGTTGAAGCCTGGAGACTCGTACCCGTCGTTCGGAATTATCCACAACACCCGATGCCTTTCTTGTCCCCGCTGATCGCTAGCCTAGTTACATCCAATGCCCCGGTTGAGATGCGGCCATATCTCAATGTCCAACAggagcaagaggaagaggtagCTGTCAAGGAGCAAGGTAGCAAagaagggttagggttgtcGACATTGCTTTGTTGGGCAACTCAAAGCAGATCATCTGCTGCAGGGATCATCTTGGAGCAGGAAAAAGTTAAACACCAGGAGGGTGCATCTAACCCCGCGACTTTCTTTCATTCGCGGTTCACGGTTCAGCAAAAGAACAATCAACGTCGCGACATTGACCACCTGTTTTCCCGCGCAACACATCCACCCTGCCGGATCTCTTGATAGACGCCTTACAAGCCATAAGCCGGGCGCGTCCCAGCAACAAAACGGCACGATGCAGCGagcatctccctcgccagcgcGGAGCTACGATGTCGCCAGCCCTCACCGAGCCGATCTCGCAGAAATCTTCAACCAAGACAGGAACTCGCCGGCGCGTCACAGGCAAATCCTCGAGACCTCAAGACAAGAACATACCAGAATTCGAGAGGAGGCCGAAAGGGTGCTGCAAGAGGCTCGTCTGAAGGAGGAAAGAGACCGAGTCCTCGaacagagaagaaaagaggaggagaggatcaAAACCGAGCAGGAATTAGCTGCCGAGCGCGTCAGATTAAACGAACTCAAGGCGAAAAAGATTGAGATTCCCCCGTTACTACCAGATCCTGAACCACCAAAACCAGCCCCAAAGCCCACTCCACCAGCAGCTGTTCCTCCAGCCAACAAAGTCGATGAACCAAAGCCGACTTCTGTACTCAATGGAGCCGGTCCGTTCGGGTCAACAGCACCCACAGCACAGCCATCATCAGGCTTGTTTTCTGCCAAGGCGCCTCCAGCcccgacaccatcaccatcaccaccagtaCCCGCAGTAGCACCAGCTGCTAAGCCAGCAAATTCAGTCCTCGGCATCGGAGGGTTGCTCAATGGGACCAGCCAGACCAATGGTACGGCTGGGACAACAGGGGCAGTACCGGCAGCACCTCCAGTAGCTCCAACGGCTCTAGCGGTACCAACCATCGACAGATATACCGTGATCCACAAGAACCTGAAAGGCCTgcggaagatgatggcaGAACAGGCCAAGACCAACCGGGCCCTGAAAGAGAGAATGGGAGATATGAGGAGAGAACTCAGAAAGTGTATAGGCCAGCTTTCTGCGGGAGCTCCTGGTGTAAACCGGTCGCAGGCACGTACACCAAGGCGGGGACCTTGTCTCAAAATTCGTTTTATGCTAACCGTGTAAACAGCAAACAAAAATTACTAATTTATTGCGCGAGGCACTGGCGAACCAGGTTCAGTCACAGCTCATTGACCCATCAGACTATGTCTTTGAGCCAAGACAACCCGTCGAAGGAGCAGCACGCAACGAGCCAGCACTGCCTTCACTGTTCAtctacctcctcaacatcttcaGCAAAGGCGCCATCTCGCAGTTCATCAACGAAGCCTCAGCGCGACCAGAGACAGCTGACCCGGTAGGCGTCTGTGTAGCCGCTACAATCTCAGAACCGGACTTTCTCTGGCGAGGGAAATCAATGATTGACATTTTGCTGGCCAAGTTCAGGATAGTCTGCCCAGTCCTGTTCGGCTACCGAGGAAGCGAAAAGACCGAGCAAGGGCGAGCAAgacttgggtggtggaaagacAGCGGGCGATGGATTGGTGAGCAACAACACATGGACCGGATGACGGGTCTCGGTGCCGGGTtcgccgccatctccctccgcAAGTTTGCCGCGTCCAAGAAGCAAAACCCGTATCCGGCTCGGCATTACTGGACCGCCATGGCGCGTATAGTGAACACGCCGGCGGTTGAGATCAGCAACACGCAGTGTATCGTCCTGAAAGCCATGATTGAGAACTACGAAGGGAAATTCATCGACGCGTATGGCAGCGCCGCGGTTGTCGCTCTGCGGACGGCCCTCGTTGAGTTCCCTGCTAGAGCGCCGACAAAGGGTGCGGCGGTCCACTCGCTTGAAGTGTTGGCTACACTACTTAAGAAGAACACCGGGTTGACATTGGGATAGAAACTGCGGTGGAACCAGAGGGTTCTTTAGAGTGGGGGCTGAGTGAGTTTTGGCGTGTATTAATACCCAGCGGCTGAAAAGGATATAACTCGGGGAATGGGAAAGGGTCAGCAAACAAATTTATTATGATATTGCTGGGTGGGAAGTTGTGTTGGGGGAAAAATGTTTGGTTAGCGGTTTGGATTGGCTCAGGTTGAACCATTCTGTAACAGCGTGTGTGTTGTTTAAATACCCTACAAGTGTATAACACAACTCCTAAATAACAAATACCGTCCCCAAACGCCGTATAAACATCGCTGTGACAAGAACCGTAGTCAAGTCCCGTATATCTACGCTGATCATGTGCAAGAACTCCCTGTCTTCCCAAAAAACCAAGTGCCCTACCCACCTCCATCAAAACACCCTATAGAATCAACAGTATCACCAACAAAATCACCAAAACCAATATCAGCACCCCGATACAACAACTACTCAGCGTATCCTCATTCCTCTTCAGGACGTACTTCATCTTGTCCATCCCCGTCtgcaacctccccccaaccctaTCCGCCaaaccatccaccacctccaacatctcggcCTGCTCTTCCAGCTCCCGCCCCATACTATCCGCCTGCCGCCGCAGATTGCCCACTGTTTGGAAGACTCCGTCCAGATGCTGATCCTGCTCCCGCATCATCATGACCTGCTGCTCTTGCTCGAACTGAGCGGCGTagtcctcccccctttcgTGATTGTCAAGATCGGCAAAGGAGGATGGGTCTGGGAGACTGCTGGAGGTCTTGGAGAGCTCCCCGCGCATGTCGTCGATTTCATTGCCTACTTCCTGCACGAGGCGTTTGCGGCGGGTGATTTCtgttggggagaggttgaagtgggaggggttggttt from Podospora pseudoanserina strain CBS 124.78 chromosome 2, whole genome shotgun sequence includes the following:
- a CDS encoding hypothetical protein (EggNog:ENOG503NZG8; COG:U), with protein sequence MQRASPSPARSYDVASPHRADLAEIFNQDRNSPARHRQILETSRQEHTRIREEAERVLQEARLKEERDRVLEQRRKEEERIKTEQELAAERVRLNELKAKKIEIPPLLPDPEPPKPAPKPTPPAAVPPANKVDEPKPTSVLNGAGPFGSTAPTAQPSSGLFSAKAPPAPTPSPSPPVPAVAPAAKPANSVLGIGGLLNGTSQTNGTAGTTGAVPAAPPVAPTALAVPTIDRYTVIHKNLKGLRKMMAEQAKTNRALKERMGDMRRELRKCIGQLSAGAPGVNRSQQTKITNLLREALANQVQSQLIDPSDYVFEPRQPVEGAARNEPALPSLFIYLLNIFSKGAISQFINEASARPETADPVGVCVAATISEPDFLWRGKSMIDILLAKFRIVCPVLFGYRGSEKTEQGRARLGWWKDSGRWIGEQQHMDRMTGLGAGFAAISLRKFAASKKQNPYPARHYWTAMARIVNTPAVEISNTQCIVLKAMIENYEGKFIDAYGSAAVVALRTALVEFPARAPTKGAAVHSLEVLATLLKKNTGLTLG
- a CDS encoding hypothetical protein (BUSCO:EOG09265B1X; EggNog:ENOG503NX5T; COG:U), whose translation is MMSSTSEEDPFLQVQQDVLTQLQTTRPLFTSYLRIRSLSSSTTTTPSPELISARAELQSSLESLSEDLSDLLASIRAIETNPSHFNLSPTEITRRKRLVQEVGNEIDDMRGELSKTSSSLPDPSSFADLDNHERGEDYAAQFEQEQQVMMMREQDQHLDGVFQTVGNLRRQADSMGRELEEQAEMLEVVDGLADRVGGRLQTGMDKMKYVLKRNEDTLSSCCIGVLILVLVILLVILLIL